In the Syntrophorhabdales bacterium genome, GGTCTTTACTCTTCCCTTCGCGCACGATCCGGCCATTCTCCAATACGTAGGTCCGATCGGAAATCTCCATGGCCTGACGAGCATTCTGTTCCACGAGAAAAACCGTCATCCCCTCATCGTTAATCTTGCGTATCGTGCGAAACAGCTCGGCGACCACGATCGGCGCCAGCCCCATGGATGGTTCGTCAATGAGAAGGAGTTGCGGCAATGACATGAGCCCGCGCCCGACCGTCACCATCTGCTGCTCGCCACCGCTCAGCGTTCCCGCCAACTGAGTCTTTCTCTCCTGCAATCTCGGGAAGAGTTCAAATACCCAGCGGAGCGTCTCGGAAATTTTCTTCCTCGCGTTCGGAAAGTAGGCTCCGAGTTCAAGATTCTCCACGACGGTCATCTCCGGGAAAAGCTTTCTTCCTTCCGGAATCAGGCTGATCCCCCTCTCCACAATCTTATGCGGTGGCAACTGGTGTATCGGTGTACCGAGAAACTCTATGCGGCCGGAAGCCGGATGCATCATGCCCATGATGGTGTTTATCAGCGTTGTCTTGCCTGATCCGTTCGAACCGACCATGGTCACCATCTCTTTTGAGGAAATCTCAAGAGATGCGTCCCACAGGATTTTAATGTCTCCATACTGGGCTGAGATTGATTCGATCTTAAGCATCTAACGACCTTTAAGCCTCTGCGACATTTCCTTCTGTTCCAAGATATGCTTCAATGACAGCGCTGTTCTTTGTGATCTGATCTGGTGTGCCTTGGGCTATTAACTCTCCAAAATTGAGTACAAGAATGCGGTCGGAAAGTCCCATCACCGCTTTCATGATATGCTCGATCATAAAGACAGTGGTTCCGCGATCTCTGATCTGGCGGATGAGATTCATCACTGTTTCAGTTTCTGCCGGATTTAGTCCTGAAATTGCCTCATCGAGCAGCAAAACCTTGGGATGGGTTGCGAGCGCCCTTGCTATTTCCAGTTGCTTCCTTGCCACCAGCGTCAAATTCTTTGCCGGAGTATTAGCCTTCTGGAGCAGCCCCGTCAACGCCAGCAACTCCATGCCTTCCTCTTCGACTGAACGCGCTTTCTGTTGTTTTTCTCTATTTCCAAAATAACTGCCCACCAGCACGTTCTCATAGACCGTGAGGCTTGAAAAAGGGCGGACAAGCTGGTACGTCCTCGAGATACCCCCGTGACATATCACACGCGCTCCCTTCGAGGTGATATCCTCGCGATCGAGCATGACCGATCCCGAAGTGGGAGGGAAGGTGCCGGCGATGATATTGAAAAGCGTCGTTTTACCCGCTCCATTAGGGCCGATCAGGCCGAGAATTTCTCCTTGCTCGAGACTGAAGGAAATGTCATAGAGCGCCCTCAGACCACCGAAAAATTTTGTGATCTTGCTAACCTCGAGAAGGCTCATTCACCAACATCGCCCCTAGCAATCGGGAAGTCAGTGAATTTTCCTTCTTTCAAATAGCCCGCCTGCTCGTAGAGATCGAACTGGGGCGGTGAAGCGCAGCCTGCTGCGTGCATCATCTTGGGCTGATCCTTGCGGCATCCGGTGCCATGTCTGACGGTTGCCGGGGCGTAAATGATATCTCCCTCGGAAACTTCAATCCAGCGGCTTTCGAGATAGCCCATACCCGCGCCGTCCCAGATCAGAATAGCGTCTTCTGAGATCGGGTGCACGTGCGGCTTGAACGCCACGCCCGGTTTATGATGTGCATGATGGAGTCCGCAATTCTTTGCGCCGACGCCCGGCCATATAATGAACTTCATGAGACCACCGTAGCCTCTGAAGGGCGCGCCGCGGTACATGTTGAATACGCCTCCGCTCTTGGCAACTTCCGCGTAGCCTTTTACCTCGGCTCGCTCGGCTTCCCCAAGCTCATTCTCCTTCATGACGCATTTTGTCGGGATATTATCGGTCAGGCTATTGAGCATGAGGAGATCGATCTGGTTCGTGTTGAACTCCCCTTTCACCATCAGCCCCATTTCCTGGTACCACTCCAGGGGCGAGGGGCAGACGTAAGAGAGAATGACAAAGTCCTCCTTGGAATCGGGATCATTGCGTGTTGCGTGGACACAGCCGATGGGTGCAAATATCAGATTGCCTGCCTCAATCTTGACCCATCCCGAGCCGAAGTTCACTTCACCTTTGCCGCGAATGCACGTGACGCTCTCCTCTGAGATCGGATGGCTATGCATGGCATAAGCGCCTCCTGGCTTGTGGATCAACAGGTGAAAGGAGACCATGCGCGTGCCTACTCCCGGCCATCCTATGAGTCTCGTTACGCAGCCGTTCCCGTTGTCGATGTCGATTCCCTCGTTGATGTTGAATATTGCTCCCCGGGTGCGGATTTCCTCTCGTGTCCTGTTGTACCAG is a window encoding:
- a CDS encoding ABC transporter ATP-binding protein, translated to MLKIESISAQYGDIKILWDASLEISSKEMVTMVGSNGSGKTTLINTIMGMMHPASGRIEFLGTPIHQLPPHKIVERGISLIPEGRKLFPEMTVVENLELGAYFPNARKKISETLRWVFELFPRLQERKTQLAGTLSGGEQQMVTVGRGLMSLPQLLLIDEPSMGLAPIVVAELFRTIRKINDEGMTVFLVEQNARQAMEISDRTYVLENGRIVREGKSKDLLKDDNIRKAYLGL
- a CDS encoding ABC transporter ATP-binding protein, giving the protein MSLLEVSKITKFFGGLRALYDISFSLEQGEILGLIGPNGAGKTTLFNIIAGTFPPTSGSVMLDREDITSKGARVICHGGISRTYQLVRPFSSLTVYENVLVGSYFGNREKQQKARSVEEEGMELLALTGLLQKANTPAKNLTLVARKQLEIARALATHPKVLLLDEAISGLNPAETETVMNLIRQIRDRGTTVFMIEHIMKAVMGLSDRILVLNFGELIAQGTPDQITKNSAVIEAYLGTEGNVAEA
- a CDS encoding cupin domain-containing protein, which encodes MDKHDPAHWYNRTREEIRTRGAIFNINEGIDIDNGNGCVTRLIGWPGVGTRMVSFHLLIHKPGGAYAMHSHPISEESVTCIRGKGEVNFGSGWVKIEAGNLIFAPIGCVHATRNDPDSKEDFVILSYVCPSPLEWYQEMGLMVKGEFNTNQIDLLMLNSLTDNIPTKCVMKENELGEAERAEVKGYAEVAKSGGVFNMYRGAPFRGYGGLMKFIIWPGVGAKNCGLHHAHHKPGVAFKPHVHPISEDAILIWDGAGMGYLESRWIEVSEGDIIYAPATVRHGTGCRKDQPKMMHAAGCASPPQFDLYEQAGYLKEGKFTDFPIARGDVGE